In the genome of Helicovermis profundi, the window TTTTTTTAATAAGCTTAAGGAGGATTTATAATGTCAATGTATTGTTTTCAGTGCCAAGAAACAATTGGTAACAAGGGATGTACAAAAGTAGGTGCTTGTGGAAAAACAAGTGATGTTGCTAATTTACAGGACTTACTAATATTTGTGCTTAGAGGACTGTCTGCTGTTAATTACAAAGCAAGAGAAAAAGAATTAAATTCTAAATTAGCAGATAAAGTTATTTTTGAAGGATTATTTAGTACTATAACAAATGCTAACTTTGATAAAGAAGTTTTTGTGAAAAAAATAAAGGAAGCTTTAAAATTAAGAGATGAAATAAAAGAATCTTTAGTAAAAAATGGACTTGAAGTTTCTAGTCATGATTCAGTTTCATGGTTCTCAGATGATGTTAATGAATTTGAAGAAAAAGCGAAAACTGTTGGTGTTCTTGCAACAGAAAATGAAGATATAAGATCACTTAGAGAATTAATAATTATTGGAGTAAAAGGAATGGCAGCATATGCAGAACATGCATTAAATCTTGGATATGCAGATGATGATTTAGAAAAATTTATGGAAGAAGCTTTAGTTGCTACAACTAAAGATTTAAGTGTTGATGAACTTGTTGCATTAACTTTAAAAACTGGTGAATATGGTGTTAAAGCAATGGCACTTTTAGATACAGCTAATACAACTACTTATGGTAACCCAGAAATTACGGAAGTAAATATTGGTGTTAAGTCTAATCCTGGTATACTTATTTCAGGCCATGACTTAAAAGATATGGAAGAATTATTAGAGCAAACAAAAGGAACTGGAGTAGATGTTTATACTCATGGCGAAATGCTTCCTGCAAATTATTATCCAAAATTTAAGAAATATGATCATTTTGTAGGTAACTACGGAAATGCATGGTGGAAACAAAAAGAAGAGTTTGAATCATTTAATGGACCAATTCTTTTTACTACAAACTGTATAGTTCCTCCTGTTGAATCTCATAAATCAAGAATATTTACAACTGGTTCTTCAGGATTCCCAGGATGCGTTCATATTGCTGATAGAGAAGAAGGTAAGCAAAAAGATTTTTCTGAAATTATTGAGCTTGCAAAAACGCTAAAATCACCAGTAGAAATAGAAAAAGGAACAATAGTTGGAGGATTTGCTCATAATCAAGTGTTTGAATTAGCTGATAAAGTAGTAGATGCTGTTAAAAGCGGAGCTATTAAGAAATTCTTTGTAATGGCCGGTTGTGATGGAAGACATAAAAGTAGAAATTATTACACAGAATTTGCAGAAAAATTACCAAAAGATACTATTATATTGACTGCAGGTTGTGCAAAATTCAGATATAATAAACTTAATTTAGGAGATATTGGTGGAATTCCTAGAGTTCTTGATGCTGGCCAATGTAATGATTCATATTCATTAGCAGTTATTGCTCTAAAACTTAAAGAAATCTTTGAATTGAATGATATTAATGAATTACCACTTGCTTATAATATAGCATGGTATGAGCAAAAAGCTGTTATCGTATTACTTGCTCTACTTAGCTTAGGTGTTAAAAATATTCACTTAGGACCAACACTTCCAGCTTTCCTTTCACCTAATGTTGCCAATGTACTTATTGAAAACTTTGGTATTGCAGGTATTGGAGAAGTAGAAGATGATTTAAAATTATTTTTAGGTGAGTAGTATTATAAATAAATTTATAAGGTTTTTAGTTTTCTAGAAATTATTAAAAAAGATAAAATAAAAAAGTCCACTACATTATGAATTAGATTTATAATGTAGTGGGCTTTTTTTAAAACGTTTTAACCAATCAATTTAGGGTATGTATGACTGAGAATAAAAATATAAATTTAACAAAATAGTTTGACAATTAACAGATAAAGTAGTAAGCTATTATCATACCCCCTACCAAGGGGGATGAACGTTGAACGATGTTTATTTTTTCACGAAGTGATTTTTAATATATAGGAGGTTATTATGGCTAAAAAAGTACTTATAGTCGGTGGAGTTGCAGGCGGAGCTGGAACTGCAGCAAGACTTAGAAGAATGGATGAAACAGCTGAAATTATTATGTTTGAAAGAGGAGAATATATTTCTTTTGCTAACTGTGGACTGCCATATTATATTGGCGAAACAATTGAAGAGAGAGATGCTCTCTTGGTTCAAACTCCAGAAGCAATGGAAGCTAGATTTAATATTGATGTAAGAGTCCAAAATGAAGTTTTATCTATTGATAAAGAAAATAAGATATTAGAAGTAAAAAATTTAAAAACAGATGTAACATATAAAGAAAGTTATGATGTATTGGTTCTTTCACCTGGTTCAACACCACTTAAGCCACCAATTCCTGGAATAAATGCAAGCAATATATTTACACTTTGGAATATTCCAGATACAGATATAATAAAAGAATATGTTGACAGAAAAAAGCCTAAAAAAGCTGTAGTAATTGGCGGTGGATTTATTGGAATTGAAATGGCTGAAAATTTACATGATAGAGGCATTGAAGTTTCAGTAGTTGAGATGGTAAACCAAGTTATGGCTCCTATTGATTTTGAAATGGCTGAAATTGTTCATAATCATTTAAGACAAAAAGGAATTAATTTGATTCTTGGAGATGGGGTAAAACAATTTACAAATGAAAAAGGCTTAACTGCAGTAGAACTTCAAAGTGGACTTAAACTTGATACAGATATGGTTATGCTTTCTATTGGAGTAAGACCACAAAGTAATCTTGCAAAAGAAGCTGGACTTGAATTAAATCAAAGAGGCGGAATTGTTGTTGATGAATATTTAAAAACATCTGATGAAAATATTTTTGCACTTGGAGACGTAATAGAAGTAATTGATTTTGTAAATGGCGGAAAAGCTATGATTCCTCTTGCTGGACCTGCAAATAAACAAGGAAGAATTGTTGCTAACAATATTTCAGGAGAAATGGAAAAATATAAAGGAACTCAGGGAACTTCTATAGCAAAAGTATTTGATTTAACAGTTGCAAATACAGGTGTAAATGAAAAAAACTTAATTAGAATGGGCAAAAAAATTAGAGAAGATTATGACGTTGTAATACTTCATTTAAAATCTCATGCAGGCTACTATCCAGGTGCTATACCACTTACATTAAAACTTGTGTTTGCAATGGATGGAAAAGTTCTTGGTGCACAAATAGTTGGATATGATGGAGTAGATAAGAGAATTGACGTTATAGCTACAGCAATAAGATTTAATGCTACTGTTGATGATTTGAAAGAGCTTGAATTAGCATATGCTCCTCCATATTCTTCTGCAAAAGATCCAGTTAATATGGCTGGCTTTACTGCAAATAATATGTTAACTAAGAAATTTAAGTCTATTAATTATAATGAATTAGAAGATATAGATTTTGATAAAGATATTATTCTTGACGTTAGAGAAGATATTGAAAGAGAACTTGGTTTTATTAAAGGTTCAATTAATATTTCGGTAGATGAATTAAGAAATAGATATAAAGAATTAGACAAGAGCAAAAGAATAATAACATATTGTGCAATTGGACTTAGGGGATATATTGCAGCAAGGATTCTTGAAAATTTAGGTTTTGAGAACGTTTGGAATTTAAGCGGTGGATATTCTACTTATGCAAGCGTATATTGTCATGATGAAGATAGTGAGTATTGTGAAAACGTCTCATGTGAAGAGGGATATTGTCCAGATACAGATTTTTCAGAAACTGGAGATGTTGAAAATAAAAAAACTGTAAGGACAGGTGAAGTAGTTAAACTTAATGCTTGTGGACTATCATGCCCTGGACCTATAATGAAAGTATATAAAGCAATAGAAGCTATGAATGATGGTGATGTATTAGACGTAAAAGCAAGTGACCCTGGATTTGCAAATGATATTGCCACATGGACTAGAAGGACAGGAAATACTCTACTAAGTTCAGGCAAAGAGGACAAGAACTATATTGCTTCTATTATGAAAGGAATTGAAGGAAGGGTAGAAAAAGAACCAGTAAAAACACAAATAGTGAATCCAAATGATGGAAAAACTATGGTAGTCTTTAGTGGAGATTTAGATAAAGCATTAGCTTCACTTATAATTGCAAATGGTGCAGCTTCAATGGGTAGGGAAGTAACAATGTTCTTTACATTCTGGGGGCTTAATATCCTTAGAAAAAATAATAAAGTATCAGTAAAAAAAGATCTTGTATCGTCAATGTTTGGAGCAATGATGCCAAGAGGAACAAAAAAATTAAAACTTTCTAAGATGAGTATGCTTGGTATGGGCGGAAAAATGATTAGAAAAGTTATGAAAAATAAAAATATAGATTCTTTAGAAGAATTATTACAAAGTGCACTTGATAATGGTGTAAAAATGATTGCTTGTAATATGTCAATGGATATAATGGGAATAACAGAAGAAGAACTAATAGATGGAATAGACTTAGGTGGAGTAGCAACATACCTAGGAGC includes:
- the hcp gene encoding hydroxylamine reductase translates to MSMYCFQCQETIGNKGCTKVGACGKTSDVANLQDLLIFVLRGLSAVNYKAREKELNSKLADKVIFEGLFSTITNANFDKEVFVKKIKEALKLRDEIKESLVKNGLEVSSHDSVSWFSDDVNEFEEKAKTVGVLATENEDIRSLRELIIIGVKGMAAYAEHALNLGYADDDLEKFMEEALVATTKDLSVDELVALTLKTGEYGVKAMALLDTANTTTYGNPEITEVNIGVKSNPGILISGHDLKDMEELLEQTKGTGVDVYTHGEMLPANYYPKFKKYDHFVGNYGNAWWKQKEEFESFNGPILFTTNCIVPPVESHKSRIFTTGSSGFPGCVHIADREEGKQKDFSEIIELAKTLKSPVEIEKGTIVGGFAHNQVFELADKVVDAVKSGAIKKFFVMAGCDGRHKSRNYYTEFAEKLPKDTIILTAGCAKFRYNKLNLGDIGGIPRVLDAGQCNDSYSLAVIALKLKEIFELNDINELPLAYNIAWYEQKAVIVLLALLSLGVKNIHLGPTLPAFLSPNVANVLIENFGIAGIGEVEDDLKLFLGE
- a CDS encoding DsrE/DsrF/DrsH-like family protein, with the protein product MAKKVLIVGGVAGGAGTAARLRRMDETAEIIMFERGEYISFANCGLPYYIGETIEERDALLVQTPEAMEARFNIDVRVQNEVLSIDKENKILEVKNLKTDVTYKESYDVLVLSPGSTPLKPPIPGINASNIFTLWNIPDTDIIKEYVDRKKPKKAVVIGGGFIGIEMAENLHDRGIEVSVVEMVNQVMAPIDFEMAEIVHNHLRQKGINLILGDGVKQFTNEKGLTAVELQSGLKLDTDMVMLSIGVRPQSNLAKEAGLELNQRGGIVVDEYLKTSDENIFALGDVIEVIDFVNGGKAMIPLAGPANKQGRIVANNISGEMEKYKGTQGTSIAKVFDLTVANTGVNEKNLIRMGKKIREDYDVVILHLKSHAGYYPGAIPLTLKLVFAMDGKVLGAQIVGYDGVDKRIDVIATAIRFNATVDDLKELELAYAPPYSSAKDPVNMAGFTANNMLTKKFKSINYNELEDIDFDKDIILDVREDIERELGFIKGSINISVDELRNRYKELDKSKRIITYCAIGLRGYIAARILENLGFENVWNLSGGYSTYASVYCHDEDSEYCENVSCEEGYCPDTDFSETGDVENKKTVRTGEVVKLNACGLSCPGPIMKVYKAIEAMNDGDVLDVKASDPGFANDIATWTRRTGNTLLSSGKEDKNYIASIMKGIEGRVEKEPVKTQIVNPNDGKTMVVFSGDLDKALASLIIANGAASMGREVTMFFTFWGLNILRKNNKVSVKKDLVSSMFGAMMPRGTKKLKLSKMSMLGMGGKMIRKVMKNKNIDSLEELLQSALDNGVKMIACNMSMDIMGITEEELIDGIDLGGVATYLGAAEESNVNLFI